One genomic segment of Rivularia sp. PCC 7116 includes these proteins:
- a CDS encoding aldo/keto reductase, producing the protein MPLNSYYTLGRTGLRVSRLALGTMTFGTEWGWGADEDIARQMFNTYVDAGGNFLDTADLYTNGTSETWLGKFTKERNLRDKVVIATKFSYNVEPGNPNAGGNGRKNIMRAVEGSLKRLGTDYIDLYILHTWDKVTPAEEVMRTLNDLVSAGKVRHIGLSDVPAWYAARAQTIAEYRNYEPISALQLEYSLAERNIEREFISLGQNLGMGTMVWSPLASGLLSGKYKPSEGGFSGEGRLDATRDVDNPAFQKISDRNWKIVAELETVAKEVEHSMAQVAVNWAVNRPGIASVIVGASKLSQLEDNIKALDFDIPAELANRLESVSKPESQFPYTFFDAEIQGMIHGGATVGDRPDGYQPGVLINSAGAGVS; encoded by the coding sequence ATGCCACTTAACAGTTACTATACTCTCGGACGTACCGGGTTGCGCGTAAGTCGTCTTGCTCTGGGTACCATGACTTTCGGTACGGAATGGGGTTGGGGTGCGGATGAAGATATCGCACGACAAATGTTTAATACCTATGTCGATGCTGGTGGAAATTTTCTCGATACGGCAGATTTATACACGAATGGTACCAGCGAAACTTGGTTGGGTAAGTTTACCAAAGAACGCAATCTACGCGATAAGGTTGTTATTGCCACCAAATTCAGCTACAACGTTGAGCCGGGAAACCCTAACGCTGGTGGAAATGGACGTAAAAATATTATGCGAGCGGTGGAAGGTTCTTTAAAGCGTTTGGGAACTGATTACATCGATTTATATATTCTCCACACCTGGGATAAAGTTACTCCTGCTGAAGAAGTGATGCGTACTTTAAATGATTTGGTGAGTGCTGGAAAAGTACGTCATATCGGTTTAAGCGATGTACCTGCTTGGTACGCAGCAAGAGCGCAAACTATCGCTGAATATCGTAATTATGAACCAATTTCGGCTTTACAATTAGAATACTCTTTAGCTGAGCGTAACATCGAACGAGAATTTATCAGCCTCGGGCAAAATTTAGGAATGGGTACTATGGTATGGAGCCCTTTAGCTAGCGGACTTTTGAGCGGTAAATACAAGCCTAGTGAAGGCGGATTCTCTGGGGAAGGTAGACTCGATGCAACTCGCGATGTGGATAATCCAGCTTTTCAGAAGATAAGTGACAGAAACTGGAAAATTGTCGCTGAATTAGAAACTGTAGCCAAGGAAGTGGAGCACAGCATGGCACAAGTTGCTGTAAATTGGGCGGTAAATCGCCCCGGTATTGCGTCGGTAATTGTAGGTGCTTCCAAGTTATCGCAGTTGGAAGACAATATCAAAGCGTTAGATTTTGATATTCCCGCAGAGCTTGCAAATCGTTTAGAAAGCGTTAGTAAACCAGAATCGCAATTCCCTTATACCTTCTTTGATGCCGAGATTCAAGGAATGATTCATGGAGGTGCAACAGTTGGCGATCGCCCCGATGGATATCAGCCCGGAGTATTGATTAATTCAGCAGGTGCAGGGGTTTCATAA
- a CDS encoding KTSC domain-containing protein, whose protein sequence is MKFSKVDLTKLLGVSHSDGYLQLLLDRGDELEFLEIPAPIQAYEGLQDLNELIAEPPPLLEEEESFAMLPVASAMASAIGYDSENEVLQIEFNSGAVYQYSDIDEDTWEDLYSSDAVGKYYNQYIKGKYQSQRIDNSC, encoded by the coding sequence ATGAAGTTTAGCAAGGTTGATTTAACTAAGTTATTAGGTGTGTCTCATTCTGACGGATATTTACAGCTATTGCTCGACAGAGGGGATGAGTTAGAGTTTCTAGAGATACCGGCTCCAATACAGGCTTACGAGGGATTGCAAGATTTAAATGAACTGATTGCTGAACCTCCGCCATTGTTAGAGGAGGAAGAATCATTTGCTATGTTACCAGTAGCTTCCGCAATGGCAAGTGCTATTGGATACGATTCTGAAAATGAAGTTCTACAAATAGAGTTTAATAGCGGTGCAGTCTATCAATATTCGGATATAGACGAGGATACCTGGGAGGATTTATATTCTTCCGATGCGGTAGGCAAGTATTATAACCAATACATAAAAGGTAAATATCAATCTCAACGTATAGACAATTCTTGCTGA
- a CDS encoding nucleotidyltransferase family protein: protein MSGVDRLQTILADSPIGEVLPAISKLNLPDWWLAGGALRNTVWRSIFGESCQLFINDFDIAFFDEAGDREQELAAKATLNQQFPDYLFDIKNQASFARWRSGNKTFISTEDGIKNWLHTTAAIGVRLDSQQNWEFFTPYGLDDLFNGVVRPTPTNIDNPDAKRKADGYLQKCPCLRLV from the coding sequence ATGAGCGGTGTCGATCGGCTACAAACAATTTTGGCTGATTCTCCTATAGGTGAGGTATTGCCAGCTATTTCTAAATTAAATCTTCCCGATTGGTGGTTGGCTGGGGGAGCTTTACGAAATACAGTTTGGCGTTCAATTTTTGGCGAAAGCTGTCAACTGTTTATCAATGACTTTGACATTGCTTTTTTTGACGAAGCGGGAGATAGAGAACAAGAATTAGCAGCAAAAGCCACTTTAAATCAGCAGTTTCCCGATTATCTATTTGATATAAAAAATCAAGCCAGTTTTGCTCGATGGCGCTCCGGCAACAAAACTTTCATCAGCACTGAAGACGGAATCAAAAACTGGCTGCACACTACAGCAGCGATAGGTGTGCGTTTAGATAGTCAACAGAATTGGGAATTTTTTACTCCTTATGGATTAGATGACTTGTTTAATGGTGTTGTTCGCCCAACTCCTACGAATATAGATAATCCAGACGCTAAACGTAAAGCTGATGGGTATTTGCAGAAATGTCCTTGCTTGCGATTAGTGTGA
- a CDS encoding DUF4870 domain-containing protein — protein MENADQRKLLSALCHGAIFLSSMVISVAIPIVILFTTKDSVVKANAKESLNFHINLYIYGLVAGMLTIVLIGIPLLFALGIISLVMPIIALVKVLDSPDEPYRYPFIFRLV, from the coding sequence ATGGAAAACGCTGACCAACGTAAATTATTATCTGCGCTATGTCATGGGGCAATATTTTTAAGTTCTATGGTTATTTCTGTTGCAATACCTATCGTAATTTTGTTTACGACAAAAGATTCTGTTGTAAAGGCTAATGCCAAAGAATCCTTGAATTTTCACATTAATCTTTACATATATGGATTAGTAGCTGGAATGTTGACTATAGTTCTGATTGGTATTCCACTGCTATTTGCTTTGGGTATAATCAGTCTCGTAATGCCAATTATTGCCCTTGTTAAAGTTTTAGATTCACCAGACGAACCTTACCGTTACCCGTTTATCTTTCGTTTAGTTTAG